The bacterium DNA segment TGACACTCTTCGCAGCCCTTAACTTCTGACTTGCGGCTTGGATCCATTAAAAAACGGCCGTGAGGTAGCTTGAGCCAACCCTCGCCAAGTCGGTCTTCATGACAAGCAAGACAAGTATCTGTGCCAACATACTCAGCTTTTTCAGTTGGCGGAGATGTTTTTACAGATTCTTTATTCGGCACAGTCTCGGATGATTTAACAACATCAATAGTATTGTTTGGCGTGTTCGTATCTTCTGATTTAGTTGGGGCTAAACCCATTACGAATAAACCGACTGTAGCCAATGAAGCGATTACCGCCCATTCTTGTACATGCTTCAATTCATGCGCTCCTTCACTAATACACTAAATAAAAAGCCCATTCATACTTTATACGGTGCGACAGGCTTACTCTGTGAAATTCATCACTAACCATGAACCTCTATCACATTGTGCTATTATACAAAAATAAAGACGACTTGTCAAGCAAATTAGTCAGGAATATCAATAATTTTTCAGATACCTGTTTAATTTTTATAATTTTGCAAAATTTCTGTTCGGTCTGCGAAAGTTTGGTACAATGAAGCTATTAATAACTCGTAAGCGTTGGAGGTGTGCTATGGTTTGGAGTAAGTTCTTAGTGAAGTGTGTGTCTTCTGCCACCGCAATCCTGTTGCTTTCGGCAATATCTGGTGTATATGCCACCCCTGAAGCAACACCCGCTCGTCCACTTAAACCACCTATAAAAGGTTCAGCGATGCATGGACGCGGGAATTTTCAAGCAAAAGGATCTGGGACAGCCAGTGTTTCAGCCAATGGGCTTATATCAGTTAAGGGTGAAGGAACACTAAAAGTCACGGCTAATAACCCAAAGCAACTTTTTGTTAAAGGGTTTGTTGAGACGAATCACGAAGGCGATGTGATTACCTACACAGGTAATGGAAGATTTTTTGTCAAAGGGGAAAAGCTTACAGTCGACTTTGACGGCACAGTAGATCGCATATTAGTCGGCGGCTCAGGCAAAGCTCTCCTCAATGGCACAGGCACTTACAGCACTGTAAAAGGCGATGGCAAGTGGAAAAGTGATGGCGTATCTGTAGAGTTCAAAAAATAAAGGGAACCAACGCTATTAAGTCTATGTTTTCAACCAAGGGCGACCATAAACAGGTCGCTCTTTTAGTTTTTTAAGATATGCTCCTAAAAACCCACGGGGCTAAGGAATAGTTTTAATAAGTGATTTCGGCCCGGTCATCTCGATGACTGCAATCCAGCAATAGCGGCGAAGGGGTGGACAAAGAGTGAATAAAGCAGAGTCTATTCCAGAGAGAACTGACAGCAAAAAGTGGAACCCCGGCTTTCCGTTGAAAGGGATGGCAAGAAGTGATACAAAGCAATAGGTTCGCATTTTAACGGATGAGAAGTACTTGCGGGCAAGCGCGATATCGCTCATCAGAAGCGGATGTTCGTCTTGAGTTCGCAGCCCAGGAGTACGCGACCTGAACACTTTGAGCAGAATATTGTGACCCAATGGCTCAAGAAAAACCGCCCGTCCACTTGGTTTAATAACTCGGGCAATCTGGGAATAGGCTTTCTCTAAGTCCAAATGATGCAAAATTCCCGACCCGCACACGAGATCGAAGGATGCATCGGGGAAATCGAGCGATTCGGCATTCATTACCTTGAAATCCGCTACAAGACCAAGACCTGAGGCTTTGGCGGATGCCTGGGCAATCGCTTCTTCAGAGATGTCTATGCCGACAACCTTTGCCCCAAGCTCCGAGAGACGAAAGGCGTAACTGCCAACTCCGCAACCATACTCCAACGCTGCTGCGCCCTGTTCGATGTCACAGACCGATGCCGAATAATGAGCAAACGCTCGCTCAGCGACAGAATAGAATTTACCAACCCCCGCCCTTGTATTGTCGGCAAACGCCGTATTATGAAACTCTCTCTCACGCTCAATCCGATTAGTCTCTGGCATAGCTTCCCCTCTCTAGAATACCCTGAACCAGTAATTGTACGGATAGCTTCAAACCTATCTCTCCAAATTCCTCGGCCAGGTTGGGTTATCAGCTCCAACAGGAAGGTGATCAAGTCCGTCTTGACGAACCCAACTATATGACATTCGTTTCTGATTATAGGCGCTCACCCAAAGCTTTCCTGCCGAATCGAAGACGGCATCATTAGTATTGACATCACCTGCTTCTTGGATTTCACGGCTAAATTTCGGATGCCATTTATACGCCTTCCCCCAACTCCCATCTTTCCAAGAAATATATCCATAGCTCGAAAAGCCTGTTCCGCCAAAACGCTCGAACCACCAGCACAATCGGCTGTTAGCAGAATCCCAAACTAACTCACGAATCCCCATGCTCGCATGAGATGCGCGGGTGCTGTCGAGGTCAAGGGAACCTTGTAATGTAATAAGTCGTTGCTTGCCGACTACTTCCATCTTTGCCAAATCGATAGGAACTTCATAGAGCGAGCCGACATTCACAAACCAGAGGGAACTCTGGTCTGGAGATAATAACGGCGCATAAACAGAGGTAAAGAAAAGCGCCCACATGGATTTCAGATAGCGGAAATTACCCTTCGGGCCTAAAAGCTGTTTTGATTTACCTGTCTTAACTTCTGCCATCCATATCGCGC contains these protein-coding regions:
- a CDS encoding class I SAM-dependent methyltransferase, coding for MPETNRIEREREFHNTAFADNTRAGVGKFYSVAERAFAHYSASVCDIEQGAAALEYGCGVGSYAFRLSELGAKVVGIDISEEAIAQASAKASGLGLVADFKVMNAESLDFPDASFDLVCGSGILHHLDLEKAYSQIARVIKPSGRAVFLEPLGHNILLKVFRSRTPGLRTQDEHPLLMSDIALARKYFSSVKMRTYCFVSLLAIPFNGKPGFHFLLSVLSGIDSALFTLCPPLRRYCWIAVIEMTGPKSLIKTIP
- a CDS encoding DPP IV N-terminal domain-containing protein, giving the protein MKAAALIAALCCVVSGIAIQPSSLVAYELKGHIVIADQPVGPRPLPQPIGEAPSFSPKGDLVAFLRGGNVWLIQVADGQVKQLTHDPVLSHQYMFYEPSITWSNSGDKLFYTRNRPYQYHRQKKGLAPASDNDKADWIGAIWMAEVKTGKSKQLLGPKGNFRYLKSMWALFFTSVYAPLLSPDQSSLWFVNVGSLYEVPIDLAKMEVVGKQRLITLQGSLDLDSTRASHASMGIRELVWDSANSRLCWWFERFGGTGFSSYGYISWKDGSWGKAYKWHPKFSREIQEAGDVNTNDAVFDSAGKLWVSAYNQKRMSYSWVRQDGLDHLPVGADNPTWPRNLER